One Caldisalinibacter kiritimatiensis DNA segment encodes these proteins:
- a CDS encoding small, acid-soluble spore protein, alpha/beta type, with product MAYNNNNRLVVPEARQALNQMKAEIASELGLSNYENIDKGN from the coding sequence TTGGCTTATAACAATAATAATAGACTTGTTGTTCCTGAAGCACGACAAGCTTTAAATCAAATGAAGGCTGAAATAGCTAGTGAATTAGGATTATCTAATTATGAAAATATAGATAAGGGAAACTT